From Athene noctua chromosome 19, bAthNoc1.hap1.1, whole genome shotgun sequence, one genomic window encodes:
- the LOC141968346 gene encoding C-C motif chemokine 4-like encodes MGKSAGVVCTLLLLLLLLLIALCCPSLAQRAPAVPDKCCFIFQARRIKRDNIITCYPTSPECPHQAVIFRLKNGKEICTQAARAWVKKYQQSFQVSSFSLPS; translated from the exons ATGGGAAAATCAGCTGGGGTGGTctgcaccctcctcctcctcctcctcctcctcctcattgcACTGTGCTGCCCGAGCCTGGCCCAGA GAGCCCCAGCTGTGCCGGACAAGTGCTGCTTCATCTTCCAGGCGAGAAGGATCAAGAGGGACAACATCATCACCTGCTACCCCACCAGCCCCGAGTGCCCGCACCAGGCTGTGAT CTTCAGGCTGAAGAACGGGAAAGAGATATGCACCCAGGCGGCCAGGGCCTGGGTGAAGAAGTACCAGCAGAGCTTCCAAGTcagctccttctccctccccagctaG